A stretch of Pseudophryne corroboree isolate aPseCor3 chromosome 9, aPseCor3.hap2, whole genome shotgun sequence DNA encodes these proteins:
- the LOC134957602 gene encoding protein kinase C delta type-like, with amino-acid sequence MHTDTDSIQHVCSIGIWAAVVMATQPFTVKALVTVGPEIKPAAMLKKSEMPKPEMPKPEMPKPEMPKPEMKKTERPKSEMPKPTIKKRAMKKTIYSNTFEAADLNIKPRCGWKRRILSDSSDDEKVSIKRKVARKLSSSSDETSDERTQSRGPQGDAEGGKTSSASTPCLRDAVSSTIQRLEFYHQLGQGAFGKVLLAADSHTNELLAVKIMSKRHLLSVGEKVAFVERKVLELASESTFLIHGHFAHQTKEHVLLGMEYASGGDLEHLLMRNGPLTISNARFYSAEIVCGLQFLHSKGIAHGDLKPDNILVAATGHLKIADFGLASNITPRNWSATGCAGRCGDITPEVRFREERAIGHDWFCFGIILSKMVNGRSFGPGTEVRNIIDELFSIMPARRPGVNDNIRLHRFFRHINWVALEALEMEPPYIPAPPTFPPSASINNQLAIMEAEEANNPPVTAPQQDRFAGFSFTTSTWRTPPKAPGLRPSS; translated from the exons ATGCACACAGACACCGACAGCATACAGCATGTCTGTAGTATAGGTATATGGGCAGCTGTCGTCATGGCAACCCAGCCGTTTACTGTCAAGGCACTGGTGACAGTTGGACCAGAGATAAAGCCGGCGGCCATGTTGAAGAAGTCAGAGATGCCGAAGCCAGAGATGCCGAAGCCAGAGATGCCAAAGCCAGAGATGCCAAAGCCAGAGATGAAGAAGACAGAGAGACCAAAGTCAGAGATGCCGAAGCCAACAATTAAAAAGAGAGCGATGAAGAAGACAATTTATTCCAACACCTTTGAGGCGGCAGATTTAAACATCAAGCCCAGATGTGGCTGGAAGAGGAGAATACTATCTGACTCCTCTGATGATGAGAAGGTCTCCATCAAGAGAAAGGTTGCTAGAAAGTTGTCATCAAGCTCAGATGAGACCAGTGATGAGAGGACGCAAAGTAGAGGCCCTCAGGGAGATGCAGAAGGAGGGA AAACCAGCAGTGCTTCAACCCCCTGCCTCAGAGATGCAGTCTCTAGCACCATCCAGAGACTGGAGTTTTACCATCAGTTAGGCCAAGGTGCCTTTGGGAAG GTCCTGCTGGCAGCCGACTCACATACCAACGAGTTGTTAGCTGTAAAGATCATGAGCAAACGACATCTGCTAAGTGTGGGCGAAAAAGTTGCCTTTGTGGAAAGGAAAGTGCTAGAACTTGCATCAGAAAGCACCTTCCTCATTCACGGCCACTTCGCCCACCAGACCAAG GAGCACGTGCTCCTTGGTATGGAGTATGCAAGTGGTGGTGACTTGGAACATCTTCTGATGAGGAATGGGCCTCTTACCATCTCTAATGCAAG ATTCTACAGTGCAGAGATTGTATGTGGGCTCCAATTCCTGCATTCCAAGGGCATTGCCCATGG CGACCTCAAGCCAGATAACATCTTAGTGGCTGCAACAGGCCACCTCAAGATCGCCGACTTCGGTCTCGCAAGTAACATCACACCTAGAAACTGGAGTGCCACTGGCTGTGCTGGAAGATGTGGCGACATCACTCCTGAG GTACGTTTTCGCGAAGAGAGAGCTATCGGTCATGATTGGTTTTGCTTTGGCATCATTCTCAGCAAAATGGTCAATGGAAGATCTTTTGGACCAGGCACTGAAGTCAGGAACATCATTGACGAG CTCTTCAGTATCATGCCAGCCAGACGCCCAGGAGTGAATGATAACATCCGCCTCCATCGCTTCTTCCGGCATATCAACTGGGTCGCCTTGGAAGCCCTTGAGATGGAGCCACCATACATTCCTGCACCA CCGACCTTTCCACCCTCTGCCTCCATAAATAACCAGCTAGCAATAATGGAGGCAGAAGAGGCCAATAATCCACCTGTAACAGCCCCCCAGCAGGACCGGTTTGCAGGGTTCTCATTTACCACCTCCACCTGGAGAACCCCCCCAAAGGCACCGGGCCTACGACCGTCTAGCTGA